A genome region from Dolichospermum compactum NIES-806 includes the following:
- a CDS encoding alpha/beta fold hydrolase, with protein sequence MQADTKTFTSTEIWTWQGFPICYQTQGNTGPAVILIHGFGASWGHWRKNIPALAANCRVYAIDLIGFGGSAKPKPGEITYTLETWGEQVADFCREVVGEPAFLVGNSIGCIVAMQAAIINPDMALGTALLNCSLRLLHDRKRVTLPWLKRFGAPILQNFLAIKSVGDFFFSQLAQPKTVKNILLQAYANGEAVTDELVDILMTPAKDPGAAAVFLAFTAYSSGPLPEDLLPVLSCPVIILWGTADPWEPINLGKELANFPQVQKFIPLEGVGHCPQDEAPELVNPILLDWIGELLVP encoded by the coding sequence ATGCAAGCTGATACAAAGACATTTACTTCTACAGAAATCTGGACTTGGCAAGGTTTTCCTATTTGTTACCAAACTCAAGGGAATACAGGACCCGCTGTAATTCTGATACATGGTTTTGGTGCATCCTGGGGACACTGGCGCAAAAATATTCCAGCTTTAGCCGCAAATTGCCGAGTTTATGCAATTGATTTAATTGGTTTTGGGGGTTCAGCTAAACCCAAACCAGGAGAAATTACCTATACCTTAGAAACTTGGGGAGAACAAGTAGCAGATTTTTGTCGGGAAGTGGTGGGTGAACCTGCATTTTTGGTAGGTAATTCTATTGGTTGTATTGTCGCTATGCAAGCTGCAATAATTAATCCAGATATGGCTTTGGGAACGGCTTTATTAAATTGTTCTTTGCGGTTATTACATGATCGCAAACGCGTTACTTTACCTTGGCTGAAGCGATTTGGTGCGCCAATTCTGCAAAACTTTTTAGCTATTAAGTCTGTAGGTGATTTCTTTTTTAGCCAATTAGCTCAACCAAAAACTGTTAAAAATATTCTTTTACAGGCTTATGCTAACGGGGAAGCAGTAACAGATGAGTTAGTTGATATTTTGATGACACCGGCCAAAGATCCTGGGGCTGCGGCTGTATTTTTGGCTTTTACTGCTTATTCTAGTGGACCTTTACCGGAAGACTTATTACCTGTATTATCTTGTCCAGTGATTATTTTATGGGGAACGGCTGACCCTTGGGAACCTATTAATTTAGGTAAAGAGTTAGCCAATTTTCCCCAAGTTCAAAAGTTCATTCCTTTAGAAGGTGTAGGACATTGTCCTCAAGATGAAGCTCCTGAGTTAGTAAATCCGATTTTACTCGATTGGATTGGTGAACTACTAGTACCGTAG
- a CDS encoding chemotaxis protein CheB, translating to MNTRRSTKKSPANNPTPQASPQQQRTEEHLFPIVGIGASAGGLEAFTQLLNHLPIDTGMGFVVIQHLSPNQKSMLPDILSRTTQMPVCEAQDGLKVQPNHVYVIPSNATMTIDQGTLKLNPREKTRGLALTVDSFLLSLADDLGDKAIGVILSGGNEDGTKGLESIKGAGGITFAQAEEPGMISTMPNTAVASGYVDFILTPQQIAEKLVNISSHPYIKELEPVPVSEVVTEATDPLLTIFQILRAATGVDFTYYKHTTLKRRIQRRMMLYRLDNLEDYIYFLQTHPVEVNALYQDVLITVTSFFRDPEAFAALKTKVFPMLIKHRKADDPIRIWIAGCSTGEEAYSIAICLIEFLTNQGMNIPIQIFATDVNEIAIEKARIGIYKPNQIADISPERLQRFFVHTESGYQISKLVRELCVFAKQNLINDPPFSRLDLISCRNVLIYLSGAIQNTILPIFYYGLKPTGFLMLGTSETVGEFSDLFTVVDKKYKIYGRKITSEPLAIQIIPSHKPLDSLKPQIPVREQISWSDLEIQKQADRIVLNQFAPVGVVVDKNLEILQFRGRTSLYLEPAPGIPSFNLLKMAKEELRLDLRTSIHQAKRQRTAVRKEGIKIIRNELLRLVNIEIIPFQMVSHEEEDLFLVLFVESSPAITFVPALNSDIESVQERNNSYAKEIADLQQELKTNKEYLQSIIEEQQASNQDLKAANEEILSSNEELQSTNEELQTAKEEIQATNEELNTINDELQRRNIESNQVSNDLQNLLSSINISILMLGSNLQIRRFTPVAGVIFNLISSDVGRPLSDIKHKLNIPDLEAQILDVISTLNFKTQEVQDQDGHWYDLRIRPYRTIDNKIDGAVVVLVDIDELKHSTDQLRASRDYSEAIVDTVRQSLVVLDTDLRVVTANQFFYDTFRVVREETENRLISEIGNGQWDISQLRSLLEHVITHQTQFQDVEVEHIFEQIGLKVMRLNARRMPQIGEQLLILLVIEDITQQKQFEAERIHLLEQEQSARTAAETANRAKDEFLSILSHELRNPLNSLLGWSRLLLHKKLDEAKTEQALSSIERAAQAQNLLIMDLLDVSRISSGTMRLDAQPVKLISVISAAMEVVHLSAEAKNIQIQSRLDPSSKTVVGDPIRLQQIIWNLLSNSIKFTSPEGRIDISLDYSDFQAEIQVKDTGKGISLDFLPYVFDRFRQSDGSKTKSNAGLGLGLSIVRHLVELHGGTITVTSAGEGQGSTFTVRLPLQTNQKATDIAIEPPTPPTSPTSSTPPTSPSLAGVRVLIVDDEPDIRELFRIVLEECGAEVTEAVSVRETLSIFRDHPGGYDVLVSDIGLPEEDGYMLIRQIRQLSPEAGGQIPAAALTAYTGETEETAALAAGFQIHISKPIEPDQLVSVVAALAGR from the coding sequence ATGAATACTCGGCGGTCTACTAAGAAATCTCCAGCTAATAATCCTACTCCTCAAGCATCTCCCCAACAGCAGAGAACAGAGGAACATTTATTTCCCATTGTCGGCATTGGTGCTTCTGCGGGTGGCTTAGAGGCATTTACCCAACTATTGAACCATCTACCAATAGATACTGGCATGGGATTTGTGGTGATACAGCATTTAAGTCCCAATCAAAAAAGTATGTTGCCGGATATTCTTTCCCGGACAACCCAAATGCCCGTATGTGAAGCCCAAGACGGGCTAAAAGTACAACCGAATCATGTTTATGTGATTCCGTCTAATGCCACCATGACCATTGACCAAGGCACTCTAAAACTCAATCCTCGTGAAAAAACTCGCGGTTTGGCGCTGACTGTTGATAGTTTCCTGTTGTCTTTAGCAGATGATTTAGGCGACAAAGCCATTGGCGTGATCCTGTCGGGGGGTAATGAAGATGGTACAAAGGGTTTAGAAAGCATCAAAGGTGCAGGAGGCATTACCTTTGCCCAAGCTGAAGAACCGGGGATGATTAGTACCATGCCCAATACTGCGGTAGCTTCTGGTTATGTGGACTTTATCCTCACTCCCCAACAAATTGCTGAGAAACTAGTAAACATTAGCTCTCATCCCTATATTAAAGAATTAGAACCAGTTCCAGTAAGTGAAGTCGTCACCGAAGCAACAGATCCTTTATTAACTATTTTCCAGATCCTCCGGGCGGCTACTGGTGTTGATTTTACCTATTACAAGCATACTACTTTGAAGCGGCGAATTCAGCGCCGGATGATGTTATATAGATTAGATAATCTGGAAGATTACATTTATTTTCTGCAAACTCACCCGGTTGAAGTCAACGCATTATATCAAGATGTATTAATTACTGTCACCAGTTTTTTCCGAGATCCAGAAGCATTTGCAGCTTTAAAAACTAAAGTATTTCCAATGCTGATTAAGCATCGTAAAGCTGATGATCCTATCCGTATATGGATAGCAGGATGTTCAACTGGTGAAGAAGCCTATTCTATAGCTATCTGCTTAATAGAATTTTTAACGAATCAGGGAATGAATATCCCCATCCAGATTTTTGCGACAGATGTGAATGAAATAGCGATAGAAAAAGCGAGAATTGGCATTTATAAACCCAACCAAATAGCAGATATTTCTCCCGAACGATTGCAACGTTTTTTTGTGCATACAGAGAGTGGCTACCAGATTAGCAAATTAGTCCGAGAACTGTGTGTTTTTGCCAAACAAAACCTGATTAATGATCCGCCTTTTTCTCGATTGGATCTAATTAGTTGCCGCAACGTCCTCATTTATTTGAGTGGTGCTATCCAGAATACAATTCTACCAATCTTCTATTATGGTCTTAAACCTACAGGCTTTTTGATGTTAGGTACATCAGAAACAGTGGGGGAATTTTCTGATCTATTTACTGTAGTGGATAAAAAGTACAAGATATATGGTCGAAAAATAACATCTGAACCATTGGCAATTCAGATCATCCCCAGTCACAAACCACTAGACAGTCTCAAACCGCAAATACCAGTTCGTGAGCAGATTTCGTGGAGTGATCTAGAAATACAGAAACAAGCCGACAGGATTGTGTTAAACCAATTTGCTCCTGTAGGTGTGGTTGTTGATAAGAATTTAGAAATTTTACAATTCCGAGGTCGAACAAGTCTCTATTTAGAACCAGCGCCAGGTATACCCAGTTTTAATTTGCTGAAAATGGCCAAGGAAGAATTACGCTTAGATCTACGGACTTCTATCCATCAAGCTAAACGGCAACGGACAGCAGTTAGAAAAGAAGGGATAAAAATTATCAGAAATGAGTTACTTAGGCTGGTGAATATTGAGATAATTCCTTTTCAAATGGTTAGTCATGAGGAAGAAGATTTATTTTTAGTTTTATTTGTGGAATCATCGCCAGCAATTACTTTTGTGCCGGCATTAAATAGCGATATTGAATCTGTACAGGAGCGAAATAACAGTTATGCTAAAGAAATTGCTGATCTACAACAGGAATTAAAAACTAATAAAGAGTATCTGCAATCAATTATTGAAGAACAGCAAGCTTCTAATCAAGATTTGAAAGCAGCGAATGAGGAAATACTTTCTAGTAATGAAGAGTTGCAAAGTACCAATGAGGAATTACAAACAGCTAAGGAAGAAATTCAGGCTACTAATGAAGAATTAAATACTATTAATGATGAACTGCAACGGCGGAATATTGAATCTAATCAGGTAAGTAATGATTTACAAAATCTCCTGAGTAGTATTAATATTTCTATCCTCATGTTAGGTAGTAATTTACAGATTCGCCGCTTTACTCCAGTGGCAGGGGTAATATTTAACTTGATTTCTTCCGATGTGGGCAGACCATTAAGTGATATTAAACATAAGTTAAATATACCAGATTTAGAAGCCCAAATTCTAGACGTAATTAGCACTCTGAATTTTAAAACTCAGGAAGTGCAAGACCAGGATGGTCATTGGTATGATTTACGCATTAGACCCTATCGGACAATAGATAACAAAATTGATGGCGCTGTGGTAGTTTTGGTAGATATTGATGAACTCAAACATAGTACAGATCAACTCAGAGCATCCCGTGATTATTCAGAAGCAATTGTGGATACTGTCCGCCAATCTTTAGTGGTGCTAGATACAGATTTACGGGTGGTTACGGCTAATCAGTTTTTCTACGACACATTTAGGGTAGTGCGAGAAGAAACAGAAAATCGCCTGATTTCTGAAATCGGTAATGGACAGTGGGATATTTCTCAATTGCGATCACTCTTAGAACATGTTATCACCCACCAAACCCAGTTTCAAGATGTGGAAGTTGAGCATATTTTTGAGCAAATCGGCCTCAAAGTTATGCGCCTCAATGCCCGACGAATGCCGCAAATAGGTGAGCAACTACTGATTCTCCTAGTAATTGAGGACATTACTCAACAGAAGCAGTTTGAAGCAGAACGGATTCACCTCCTAGAACAAGAACAGTCAGCCCGGACTGCCGCAGAAACAGCCAACCGCGCCAAAGATGAGTTTTTATCTATTCTCTCTCACGAATTGCGAAACCCCCTCAATTCCCTGCTAGGGTGGTCAAGGTTGTTGCTTCATAAAAAGCTTGATGAAGCTAAGACTGAACAAGCATTATCATCCATTGAACGGGCTGCCCAAGCTCAAAACCTGTTAATTATGGATTTATTGGATGTTTCCCGAATTAGCAGTGGTACTATGCGTCTGGATGCCCAGCCTGTAAAGCTGATTTCTGTGATTTCGGCAGCTATGGAAGTAGTGCATTTGTCCGCAGAGGCAAAAAATATTCAAATTCAATCAAGACTAGATCCTAGTTCCAAAACTGTAGTCGGAGATCCGATCCGCTTGCAACAGATAATTTGGAATTTACTTTCTAACTCGATTAAATTTACTTCCCCAGAAGGCAGAATTGATATCAGTTTAGATTACAGTGATTTTCAAGCTGAAATTCAAGTTAAGGACACGGGTAAAGGTATTAGTCTTGACTTTCTCCCTTATGTATTTGACCGCTTCCGTCAATCTGATGGTAGTAAAACCAAGTCAAATGCTGGTTTGGGGCTAGGGCTTTCCATAGTGCGTCATTTGGTAGAACTTCACGGTGGTACAATCACAGTCACCAGTGCAGGTGAGGGTCAAGGCTCAACTTTTACAGTTAGGCTACCTCTGCAAACTAACCAGAAAGCCACCGATATAGCCATAGAACCCCCTACTCCCCCTACCTCCCCTACCTCCTCTACCCCCCCTACCTCCCCATCTTTAGCCGGTGTGCGAGTGCTGATTGTAGATGATGAACCAGACATCCGCGAATTATTCCGAATAGTCTTGGAGGAATGTGGCGCTGAAGTCACAGAAGCCGTATCGGTGAGAGAGACTTTATCAATATTCAGAGATCATCCGGGTGGCTACGATGTACTTGTATCTGATATTGGTCTGCCAGAAGAAGATGGTTATATGCTGATTCGTCAGATCCGGCAGCTAAGTCCCGAAGCAGGTGGGCAAATTCCCGCTGCTGCGCTGACTGCTTATACTGGAGAAACCGAGGAAACAGCCGCTTTAGCCGCAGGATTTCAAATCCATATTAGCAAACCCATAGAACCGGATCAATTAGTCTCTGTGGTTGCTGCTTTGGCTGGTAGGTAA
- the pyrH gene encoding UMP kinase — MGTNYRRVLLKLSGEALMGNLGYGIDPEVVEEIAKEIGEVIASGVQVAIVVGGGNIFRGIKAASAGMDRATADYIGMIATVMNAMTLQDSLERMGIQTRVQTAIAMQELAEPYIRRRAIRHLEKGRVVIFGAGSGNPFFTTDTTAALRAAEIEAEVIFKATKVDGIYDADPKLYPDAKRFTTLTYAHVLAKDLRVMDSTAIALCKENNLPILVFDLTVRGNIHRAVMGESIGTLVGGSCEIS, encoded by the coding sequence ATGGGAACGAATTACCGACGGGTTTTACTTAAACTGAGCGGTGAAGCCTTAATGGGCAACTTAGGCTATGGCATTGACCCAGAAGTGGTCGAGGAAATAGCCAAGGAAATAGGAGAGGTGATAGCCAGTGGTGTGCAGGTAGCCATCGTGGTTGGCGGTGGCAATATTTTTCGAGGCATTAAAGCAGCATCAGCAGGTATGGATCGGGCAACCGCTGACTATATCGGGATGATTGCCACGGTAATGAATGCCATGACCCTGCAAGATTCTCTAGAACGAATGGGAATTCAGACAAGGGTGCAAACGGCGATCGCTATGCAAGAACTAGCAGAACCATATATTCGCCGTCGTGCCATCCGTCATCTTGAAAAAGGCCGGGTGGTAATTTTTGGCGCAGGTTCAGGGAATCCCTTCTTTACTACAGATACCACTGCGGCCTTAAGAGCGGCAGAAATTGAAGCAGAAGTGATTTTCAAAGCGACTAAAGTAGACGGTATTTACGATGCTGACCCCAAACTTTATCCTGATGCCAAGCGTTTTACCACCCTTACCTACGCCCACGTTTTGGCTAAAGATTTGCGAGTTATGGATAGTACCGCAATTGCTCTATGTAAAGAAAATAATCTCCCCATTTTAGTATTTGACCTCACGGTGCGAGGTAACATCCACCGGGCAGTCATGGGAGAATCTATTGGCACTCTTGTGGGAGGTTCTTGTGAAATTAGCTGA
- the frr gene encoding ribosome recycling factor — protein sequence MKLAEAESTMQKTVESTQRAFNTIRTGRANSSLLDKVQVEYYGTPTSLKSLANITTPDSSTILIQPYDKGSLNIIEKAISLSDVGLTPSNDGVVIRLNIPPLTSDRRKEFVKLAAKYAEEGRVAIRNIRRDAIESIRKQEKSAEISEDESRDQQDKLQKLTNKHTEKIDHLFAEKEKEITTV from the coding sequence GTGAAATTAGCTGAAGCTGAGAGTACGATGCAAAAAACCGTTGAGTCTACTCAACGAGCTTTTAATACAATTCGTACTGGTCGCGCCAATTCGAGTTTATTAGATAAAGTCCAAGTGGAGTATTACGGTACACCAACATCCTTGAAATCTCTGGCAAACATTACCACGCCAGACTCTTCAACCATCCTGATTCAGCCCTACGATAAGGGCAGCTTAAATATCATTGAAAAAGCTATTTCTCTGTCGGACGTGGGCTTAACTCCCAGTAACGACGGCGTTGTGATTCGGTTGAATATTCCCCCACTAACCAGCGATCGCCGGAAAGAATTTGTTAAACTTGCGGCCAAGTATGCCGAAGAAGGTCGTGTAGCAATTCGCAATATCCGCCGAGATGCTATCGAGTCCATTCGCAAACAGGAAAAAAGTGCGGAAATCTCCGAAGATGAATCACGAGATCAGCAAGACAAACTCCAAAAACTGACCAACAAGCACACAGAAAAAATAGACCACTTGTTTGCAGAAAAGGAAAAAGAGATCACCACTGTGTAA
- a CDS encoding geranylgeranyl reductase family protein: MYDCIIVGAGPAGGTAAYHLAKKGRSVLVLEKESLPRYKPCGGGVSPSVAQWFDFDFSPAISTKADSLRFTWQLSDPVEAKIDTKEPVWMVRRDIFDHFLIQQAQNQGAELRDNTEVTGIEFKNDAWQVTTATGIVTGRYLIAADGAKGLMAKWLGFKDRKRRLAGALEAEIPAIVEKKTTIHFEFGLIKNGYIWNFPKTDCYSIGVGTFMGGEPQDFKKILDEYAKSFNLDIKTSKQYGHPLCIWDGNQKLHTQNAVLAGEAACVVDPFTAEGIRPSIFSGVLAAGFIHDALNGDINALENYTNAINEQWGNDMAWAQKLAGAFYRFPGIGYKVGVKRPSGAQIMGKILCGELRYGDVADRALKRLIPGFG; encoded by the coding sequence ATGTACGACTGCATTATCGTTGGCGCAGGTCCTGCTGGGGGAACAGCAGCATATCATCTAGCCAAAAAAGGACGCTCAGTCTTAGTCTTAGAAAAAGAATCCCTACCCAGATATAAGCCCTGTGGCGGTGGTGTGTCACCTAGCGTAGCTCAATGGTTTGACTTTGACTTTAGCCCTGCTATCTCTACCAAAGCTGACTCTTTGCGCTTTACCTGGCAATTAAGCGATCCCGTAGAAGCAAAAATTGACACCAAAGAACCCGTTTGGATGGTGCGGCGGGATATTTTTGATCATTTCCTGATCCAACAAGCTCAAAATCAAGGGGCTGAACTACGAGACAACACAGAAGTTACAGGGATAGAATTTAAAAACGATGCTTGGCAAGTTACCACAGCCACAGGAATAGTCACTGGTCGTTATCTCATCGCCGCTGATGGTGCAAAAGGTCTAATGGCTAAATGGCTAGGGTTTAAAGACCGCAAACGCCGATTGGCCGGAGCATTAGAAGCAGAAATTCCGGCAATTGTCGAGAAAAAAACCACAATTCACTTTGAGTTTGGCTTAATCAAAAACGGCTATATCTGGAACTTCCCCAAAACTGATTGTTATTCTATCGGAGTCGGCACTTTTATGGGTGGCGAACCCCAAGACTTTAAGAAAATTTTAGATGAATATGCCAAATCTTTTAATTTAGATATCAAAACTAGTAAACAATACGGTCATCCTCTATGTATTTGGGATGGAAACCAAAAACTCCATACCCAAAATGCAGTTTTAGCTGGAGAAGCAGCTTGTGTAGTTGACCCCTTTACCGCCGAAGGTATTCGTCCCTCTATTTTTAGCGGTGTTCTGGCCGCAGGGTTTATTCACGATGCTTTAAATGGTGATATTAACGCTCTAGAAAACTATACCAATGCCATTAACGAACAATGGGGAAATGATATGGCTTGGGCGCAAAAACTAGCAGGGGCATTTTATCGCTTCCCTGGTATTGGCTACAAAGTTGGTGTCAAACGTCCCTCTGGCGCTCAAATCATGGGTAAAATCCTCTGTGGAGAATTGCGCTATGGTGATGTCGCTGATCGCGCCTTAAAGCGATTAATTCCTGGTTTTGGTTGA
- a CDS encoding AI-2E family transporter, whose translation MNLGQWIGLIALVISLYILWQLRDVLLLIFAAVVLATTLNRLARRFQSLGIKRGLAVLLAVGIFFAGVVCFFWLIVPPFVQQFHELTYRVPQGFGRLNSWIDVQRTHIPAQLLPYIPDLNSLIEQAQPLFNRLLGNSFAFVSGSLEVVLKILLVLVLTGMFLVNPDAYQKVFIRIFPSFYRRRVGGIVQECEVSLGGWVTGASIGVLVVGLMSLVGLSILGVKAALALSVLAGFMNLIPNLGPTMSVVPAMAIALLDNPWKAVAVFILYFFIQQAESNFITPVVMAHQVSLLPAVTLISQLFFVTFFGFLGLFLALPLTVVAKIWVQEVLIKDVLDQWNNDEENHTELVIVEEYSDIHDEV comes from the coding sequence GTGAACCTTGGTCAATGGATAGGTTTAATTGCCTTAGTTATATCTCTATATATATTGTGGCAACTTCGTGATGTTCTGCTACTAATATTTGCGGCGGTTGTTTTAGCGACGACTTTAAATCGTCTCGCCCGACGCTTTCAAAGTTTAGGAATAAAACGAGGATTAGCAGTTTTATTAGCTGTAGGGATTTTCTTTGCTGGTGTTGTCTGTTTTTTCTGGTTGATTGTACCACCCTTTGTCCAGCAATTTCATGAACTTACCTATAGAGTTCCCCAAGGATTTGGGCGTTTGAATAGTTGGATTGATGTCCAAAGAACTCATATTCCTGCACAATTATTACCTTATATACCGGATCTAAATAGTTTAATTGAACAAGCCCAACCGCTATTTAATCGCCTCTTAGGTAATTCTTTTGCTTTTGTTTCTGGATCGTTAGAAGTTGTTCTCAAAATTTTATTAGTCCTGGTGTTAACAGGAATGTTTTTAGTTAATCCTGATGCTTATCAAAAAGTATTTATTCGCATATTTCCCTCCTTTTATCGGCGGCGGGTAGGGGGGATTGTACAGGAATGTGAAGTTTCTTTAGGAGGATGGGTGACTGGTGCTTCTATTGGTGTTTTGGTGGTAGGGCTGATGAGTTTGGTGGGTTTATCAATTTTAGGAGTGAAGGCTGCACTAGCTTTGTCCGTGTTAGCGGGATTTATGAATTTAATTCCTAATTTGGGTCCAACTATGAGTGTAGTCCCAGCAATGGCGATCGCTCTTTTAGATAATCCCTGGAAAGCTGTTGCTGTTTTTATTCTCTACTTTTTTATTCAACAGGCTGAGAGCAATTTCATCACGCCTGTAGTTATGGCACATCAAGTATCTTTACTACCAGCCGTGACTTTAATTTCTCAGTTATTTTTTGTGACATTTTTTGGATTTTTAGGATTATTTTTAGCACTTCCTCTGACGGTTGTTGCCAAAATTTGGGTACAAGAAGTATTGATTAAAGATGTTTTAGACCAATGGAATAATGATGAAGAAAATCATACGGAATTAGTGATAGTTGAAGAATATTCCGATATTCATGATGAAGTTTAG
- a CDS encoding YdcF family protein — MACLLPLFIWWGCKAVQNQFVQPQAILVLGGSTRLLEREKFTAKLARQYPNIPIWISGGSPPQHTKKIFANAGVDTQRLNLDYEAVDTVTNFTTTVDELQYRGIKSVYLITSDFHMRRACIVGEIVLGSRGMNFKPVSVPSENSPEPIQKSIRDGARAIIWVATGYTGANYANKSRP, encoded by the coding sequence ATGGCTTGTCTCCTACCCTTATTTATCTGGTGGGGGTGCAAAGCAGTACAAAACCAATTTGTACAACCACAAGCAATATTAGTTTTGGGCGGTTCTACTCGCTTGCTAGAAAGAGAAAAGTTTACAGCCAAATTAGCTCGCCAATATCCCAATATACCTATTTGGATTTCTGGAGGCAGTCCACCTCAGCATACTAAAAAAATATTTGCCAATGCAGGAGTTGATACCCAGCGTTTAAATCTAGACTATGAAGCTGTAGACACAGTTACTAATTTTACTACGACAGTGGACGAATTACAATATCGGGGAATCAAAAGTGTTTATTTAATCACATCTGACTTCCATATGCGTCGTGCTTGCATCGTTGGTGAAATTGTTTTGGGTAGTCGAGGCATGAATTTTAAACCGGTATCAGTTCCTTCAGAAAATTCACCAGAACCGATTCAAAAATCTATTCGGGATGGTGCTAGGGCAATTATTTGGGTAGCCACAGGTTATACAGGTGCTAATTACGCCAATAAAAGTAGACCCTAG
- a CDS encoding GuaB3 family IMP dehydrogenase-related protein — protein MEIQLGRGKVARRAYGIDEIALVPGNRTLDPSLADTKWQIGNIEREIPIIASAMDGVVDVKMAVRLSQLGALGVINLEGIQTRYADPEPILDRIASVGKDEFVSLMQELYAEPIKPELIEKRIQEIKQQGGIAAVSATPAGASKYGEFVSKAGADLFFIQATVVSTDHLSPESITPLDLAEFCRSMPIPVALGNCVTYEVTLELMKAGAAAVLVGIGPGAACTSRGVLGVGVPQATAIADCTAARDDYYRETGKYIPIIADGGLITGGDICKCIACGADGVMIGSPFARAAEAPGRGYHWGMATPSPVLPRGTRIRVGTTGTLEQILRGPAGLDDGTHNLLGALKTSMGTLGAKNIKEMQQVEVVIAPSLLTEGKVYQKAQQLGMGK, from the coding sequence GTGGAAATTCAACTTGGGCGGGGAAAAGTGGCGCGTCGAGCCTATGGAATTGACGAAATTGCTTTAGTCCCTGGTAACAGAACTCTCGATCCGAGTTTAGCTGATACTAAGTGGCAAATCGGCAATATTGAGCGAGAAATCCCCATTATTGCCAGTGCAATGGATGGTGTGGTTGATGTAAAAATGGCTGTTCGCTTGTCCCAGTTGGGGGCATTGGGCGTAATTAATCTAGAGGGTATCCAAACTCGCTATGCCGACCCCGAACCGATTTTAGATCGGATTGCCTCCGTCGGTAAAGATGAATTTGTCAGCCTGATGCAAGAACTATATGCTGAACCAATAAAGCCGGAATTAATTGAAAAACGTATTCAGGAAATTAAACAACAAGGCGGTATTGCGGCAGTTAGCGCAACTCCAGCAGGTGCAAGCAAATATGGCGAATTCGTAAGTAAAGCGGGAGCAGATTTATTTTTTATCCAAGCTACAGTAGTTTCTACTGATCACCTGTCTCCAGAATCTATTACTCCCCTTGATTTAGCGGAGTTTTGCCGTTCTATGCCCATCCCTGTGGCATTGGGCAATTGCGTTACTTATGAAGTCACCTTAGAGTTGATGAAAGCTGGTGCAGCAGCGGTATTGGTGGGGATTGGACCTGGCGCTGCTTGTACTTCTCGCGGAGTATTGGGCGTGGGCGTACCTCAAGCTACAGCGATCGCCGATTGTACAGCCGCTAGAGACGATTATTATCGGGAAACAGGAAAATATATCCCCATCATTGCTGACGGCGGTTTAATCACTGGTGGAGACATCTGTAAATGTATTGCCTGTGGTGCAGATGGTGTCATGATTGGTTCTCCCTTTGCCAGAGCCGCTGAAGCCCCTGGACGTGGTTATCACTGGGGTATGGCAACTCCCAGCCCAGTCTTACCTCGCGGGACTCGCATTCGCGTGGGTACAACTGGAACTCTAGAACAAATACTCAGAGGACCAGCCGGTTTAGATGACGGTACTCATAATCTGTTAGGAGCTTTAAAAACGAGTATGGGAACTTTAGGGGCGAAAAACATTAAGGAAATGCAGCAAGTCGAAGTTGTCATTGCTCCTTCTTTACTAACCGAAGGTAAGGTCTACCAAAAAGCCCAACAGTTAGGTATGGGTAAATAA
- the trxA gene encoding thioredoxin translates to MSAAEQVTDSTFQQKVIDSDVPVLVDFWAPWCGPCRMVAPVVDEIATQYGEQLKVVKVNTDENPQIASQYGIRSIPTLMIFKDGQKVDMVVGAVPKTTLSNTLEKYL, encoded by the coding sequence ATGTCAGCAGCAGAACAGGTTACAGATTCTACGTTTCAGCAAAAAGTCATCGATAGCGACGTTCCCGTATTAGTTGACTTTTGGGCTCCTTGGTGTGGTCCATGCCGCATGGTAGCCCCTGTTGTGGACGAAATCGCCACTCAGTATGGAGAACAATTAAAAGTTGTCAAAGTCAATACTGATGAAAATCCTCAGATTGCTAGTCAGTATGGTATTCGCAGTATTCCTACATTAATGATTTTCAAAGATGGACAAAAAGTAGATATGGTGGTCGGTGCTGTACCTAAAACCACTTTATCTAACACCTTGGAGAAGTATCTTTAA